Proteins encoded in a region of the Acidimicrobiia bacterium genome:
- a CDS encoding ceramidase domain-containing protein — MQKAFTPFKAGLGFLGVVAVSAALSRLDGWGDPASNESAIGEVSRWCERVGSGLLREPVNTLGNLGFVISGLAMLYVLGKDRASERPATNRFIGHSPLALLYAGAALFLGPGSMAMHGTHTRFGAWLDNVSMVAYILVPWLLNVSIMGRWSNRRLYGTYGSLLAIYALGYWFVGSDLGIGLDLFGVSIAMWIISEVLYRFHSPTMRWASGFVGFLVGAIFGVTPAVIAADLAGHWWILFFWLPGLLSTHPPEGRRRYIPWYWIGSIAFVAAYAIWLTGTNDHPACNPDWLIQAHAIWHLLGAVSTWSFFIFLRTETVKTRSPVEAAG; from the coding sequence ATGCAGAAGGCCTTCACACCTTTCAAAGCCGGTCTGGGGTTCCTCGGCGTGGTCGCGGTATCGGCCGCCTTATCCCGACTCGACGGTTGGGGTGACCCGGCATCGAACGAAAGTGCCATCGGGGAAGTGTCGCGCTGGTGTGAGCGGGTGGGATCCGGACTGCTTCGCGAGCCCGTCAATACGCTCGGAAACCTCGGATTTGTGATCTCGGGACTCGCCATGCTGTATGTCCTTGGTAAAGACCGGGCTTCGGAACGTCCTGCCACGAATCGGTTCATCGGGCACTCGCCCCTGGCGTTGCTGTACGCAGGCGCAGCACTATTCCTGGGGCCAGGTTCCATGGCGATGCATGGGACTCACACCCGGTTCGGAGCCTGGCTCGACAATGTCTCGATGGTGGCCTACATCCTGGTCCCCTGGCTTCTCAACGTGTCAATCATGGGACGCTGGTCGAACCGGCGACTCTATGGCACCTACGGGAGCCTTTTGGCCATCTACGCGCTCGGATACTGGTTCGTTGGCAGCGACCTCGGCATCGGGCTTGACCTGTTCGGCGTGAGCATCGCCATGTGGATCATCTCCGAGGTCCTCTACCGATTCCACTCACCGACGATGCGCTGGGCTTCTGGCTTCGTCGGCTTCCTGGTCGGGGCAATCTTCGGCGTCACCCCGGCCGTCATCGCGGCGGATCTCGCCGGGCACTGGTGGATTCTCTTCTTCTGGCTACCGGGATTGCTCAGCACCCACCCACCGGAGGGTCGCCGACGCTACATCCCGTGGTATTGGATCGGTTCGATCGCGTTCGTGGCGGCATATGCCATCTGGCTAACCGGCACCAACGACCATCCGGCCTGCAATCCTGACTGGCTCATCCAAGCCCACGCCATCTGGCATCTGCTCGGGGCAGTCTCTACCTGGAGCTTCTTCATATTCCTGAGAACCGAGACCGTGAAAACCCGCTCACCGGTGGAAGCCGCGGGCTAG
- a CDS encoding pirin family protein, producing the protein MPWPGIDPFIFTVHHLDRYPAGNDRLGPVDSLTGRQIGSDFSYRDGWSMYHGNVVPGFPQHPHRGFETVTVVRQGYVDHSDSLGATARYGGGDAQWLTTGSGIMHAEMFPLLEEDSPNPLELFQIWLNLPPASKMVPAHFAILWNEDIPSVNVAKGVVVDVVAGEVDGHRAPPPPPDSWAADPANALGIWIVRMESGATWQMPIADGEINRVLHCFEGDRVAIGETRIARSAGVQLKADVATFVTNEGGPAQFLLLQGRPIGAPVFQLGPFVMNTPEQLQEALDDYRRTQFGGWPWSSPSHVHDRSEGRFALHADGKIEHREMQPRS; encoded by the coding sequence ATGCCGTGGCCGGGCATCGATCCTTTCATATTCACCGTGCATCACCTCGACCGGTACCCGGCGGGTAACGACCGGCTCGGGCCGGTCGATTCGCTTACCGGACGCCAGATCGGATCGGACTTTTCCTATCGAGACGGCTGGAGTATGTACCACGGGAACGTGGTGCCGGGATTTCCTCAACATCCCCATCGTGGGTTTGAGACGGTAACGGTGGTCCGCCAGGGCTATGTCGACCATTCCGATTCCTTGGGTGCAACCGCCCGTTATGGCGGTGGCGATGCCCAGTGGCTGACAACCGGGTCGGGCATCATGCACGCCGAGATGTTCCCTCTTCTCGAAGAAGATTCACCGAATCCGCTCGAGTTGTTTCAGATCTGGCTCAACCTGCCGCCGGCCTCCAAGATGGTCCCGGCCCATTTCGCCATTTTGTGGAACGAGGACATTCCGAGCGTCAACGTCGCCAAGGGTGTCGTCGTAGACGTCGTGGCAGGAGAAGTCGACGGCCATCGAGCTCCGCCGCCACCACCCGACTCGTGGGCTGCTGATCCTGCCAATGCATTGGGAATCTGGATCGTTCGAATGGAATCAGGGGCGACCTGGCAGATGCCCATCGCCGACGGTGAGATCAATCGCGTTCTGCATTGTTTCGAAGGTGACCGGGTGGCGATCGGCGAAACTCGGATTGCCAGGTCCGCTGGTGTTCAACTCAAAGCTGATGTGGCGACGTTCGTTACCAATGAAGGTGGCCCTGCCCAGTTCTTGCTGCTGCAGGGTCGGCCGATCGGGGCGCCGGTCTTTCAGCTGGGACCGTTCGTCATGAACACTCCAGAGCAACTTCAAGAAGCCCTCGATGACTACCGCCGCACCCAATTTGGGGGCTGGCCGTGGTCATCGCCGAGCCACGTCCACGATCGTTCGGAAGGCCGGTTCGCGCTTCATGCCGACGGCAAGATCGAGCATCGCGAAATGCAGCCGCGGTCCTGA
- a CDS encoding MarR family transcriptional regulator: MDEHVDLIGEAQRNWDARGWAESDAMAAATSITRAHQIVLARINEALVPHGLTFSRYEALVLISFTRRGSLPMGKIGERLQVHPTSVTNAIDRLETAGLVRRKPHPTDRRTTLAEITEAGREAVLAATRDLETIRYGMDDLGDATTRAVVASLAGLRRSAGDF; encoded by the coding sequence ATGGATGAACATGTCGACCTGATTGGCGAGGCGCAGCGCAACTGGGATGCTCGTGGATGGGCCGAGTCCGACGCGATGGCGGCAGCCACCTCGATCACCAGGGCGCACCAGATCGTCCTGGCGCGGATCAATGAGGCGTTGGTTCCCCATGGTCTGACCTTCTCACGATATGAGGCGCTCGTCCTCATCAGTTTCACCAGGAGAGGCTCGCTCCCGATGGGGAAGATCGGAGAGCGTCTTCAGGTGCACCCCACCTCGGTGACGAATGCAATCGATCGGCTCGAAACTGCCGGATTGGTACGACGGAAGCCTCATCCGACTGATCGGCGTACGACCCTGGCTGAGATAACTGAGGCGGGTCGGGAAGCGGTATTGGCGGCCACCCGGGATCTTGAGACGATTCGCTATGGCATGGATGACCTGGGCGACGCAACGACCAGAGCGGTGGTTGCATCACTGGCGGGCCTGCGACGATCCGCCGGGGACTTCTAG